The proteins below come from a single Zea mays cultivar B73 chromosome 8, Zm-B73-REFERENCE-NAM-5.0, whole genome shotgun sequence genomic window:
- the LOC100274417 gene encoding pentatricopeptide repeat-containing protein At3g48810 isoform X1 has product MHSNALHLSAMCSIKCCFLLRRLRRPRIHCFSTAGASTTLPRKNYAGDPLCGAGPPPAPGTGDAARAHEAAVRRLAAAGDVDGVQLALQEMRLRGVPCTEGALVAAVGAFARAGAPDRALKTFYRAVHDLGCARPTEPRLYNHLIDALLRENMVGAVVLVYDNMRKDGVHPNVFTYNLLVRALCQNNRVGAARKMLDEMARKGCPPDDVTYATIVSVLCKLDRLDEATEVLAAMPPVAASYNAIVLALCREFRMQEVFSVVSDMVGRGLQPNVITYTTIVDAFCKAGELRMACAILARMVITGCTPNVVTFTALVRGLFDDGRVHDALDMWRWMVAEGWAPSTVSYNILIRGLCSVGDLKGASSILNSMEQHGCFPNVRTYSTLIDGFSKAGDLGGAISIWNDMSRSGCKPNVVVYTNMVDVFCKKLMFNQAKSLIDKMLLENCPPNTVTFNTLIRSLCDCRRVGRALGVFHEMRRHGCVPNGRTYNELIHGLFREGNCGDALHMVTEMQSHGIELSLVTYNTVVSGLCQTRMSREAMVFVGKMIVQGIQPNAFTFSAIIHAYCKEGEVRMAAWMLGAMNVVNCHRNILVYTILMAELCNQDKLVDAMTYLLKMLYEGIYPNTVTWNVLVRGVFRNLGCIEPSDFIQHITMNLSEGT; this is encoded by the coding sequence ATGCATTCGAACGCGCTTCACCTGAGCGCCATGTGTTCGATAAAATGCTGCTTCCTCCTCCGGCGCCTTCGCCGCCCCCGCATCCACTGTTTCTCCACGGCGGGGGCGAGCACTACACTCCCGCGGAAGAATTATGCGGGGGATCCTCTTTGCGGAGCGGGGCCGCCTCCCGCGCCGGGCACCGGGGACGCGGCGAGAGCCCACGAGGCGGCCGTCAGGCGGCTGGCGGCGGCGGGCGACGTGGATGGCGTGCAGCTGGCGCTGCAGGAGATGCGGCTGAGGGGAGTCCCGTGCACCGAGGGtgccctcgtcgccgccgtcggcGCCTTCGCTCGCGCGGGGGCGCCCGACCGCGCGCTCAAGACGTTCTACCGCGCCGTGCACGACCTTGGCTGCGCGCGCCCCACCGAGCCGCGGCTCTACAACCACCTCATCGACGCGCTGCTGCGGGAGAACATGGTGGGTGCCGTCGTGCTGGTGTACGACAACATGAGGAAAGACGGTGTGCATCCTAACGTGTTCACCTACAACCTGCTTGTCAGGGCGCTGTGCCAGAACAACCGGGTCGGGGCCGCGCGCAAAATGCTCGACGAAATGGCCAGGAAGGGGTGTCCCCCGGACGACGTGACGTATGCCACCATTGTCTCAGTGCTGTGCAAGCTTGACAGGCTGGACGAGGCCACAGAGGTGTTGGCTGCCATGCCGCCTGTGGCTGCCTCCTACAATGCCATCGTTCTAGCTCTCTGCAGAGAGTTCAGGATGCAGGAGGTGTTCTCAGTTGTCAGCGACATGGTGGGGAGGGGATTGCAGCCTAATGTCATCACGTACACAACTATAGTCGATGCGTTCTGCAAGGCTGGGGAGCTGAGGATGGCGTGTGCCATTCTGGCAAGGATGGTGATCACCGGGTGCACTCCAAATGTTGTGACATTCACTGCATTAGTCAGAGGACTATTCGATGATGGAAGGGTGCATGACGCACTAGACATGTGGAGGTGGATGGTGGCTGAAGGATGGGCACCGTCGACGGTTTCGTACAACATTCTGATTCGTGGACTTTGCAGCGTTGGTGATCTCAAGGGAGCATCATCGATACTCAACAGCATGGAGCAACACGGCTGCTTTCCTAATGTGAGGACCTACTCCACTCTAATTGATGGTTTCTCCAAAGCCGGGGACCTAGGTGGTGCCATATCAATATGGAATGACATGTCAAGATCTGGTTGCAAGCCAAACGTTGTTGTTTACACAAACATGGtggatgtgttttgcaagaagctGATGTTTAATCAGGCAAAAAGTCTTATTGATAAGATGCTATTGGAAAACTGTCCTCCCAACACAGTGACATTCAACACGTTGATTAGAAGCCTATGCGACTGCAGAAGAGTTGGGAGGGCTCTTGGTGTGTTCCACGAGATGAGAAGGCATGGATGCGTGCCAAATGGTAGGACCTATAACGAGTTGATCCATGGTCTGTTTAGGGAGGGAAACTGTGGAGACGCTCTTCACATGGTGACCGAGATGCAAAGTCATGGTATTGAGTTGAGCTTAGTAACATACAACACTGTAGTAAGTGGTCTATGTCAAACGAGAATGAGCAGAGAAGCTATGGTTTTTGTTGGGAAGATGATAGTTCAAGGAATTCAACCAAATGCATTCACTTTCAGTGCAATAATTCATGCTTACTGCAAGGAAGGGGAAGTCAGGATGGCCGCTTGGATGTTAGGTGCGATGAATGTAGTGAACTGCCACCGTAACATACTAGTGTACACTATTCTAATGGCAGAGCTTTGCAATCAAGATAAGCTGGTAGATGCCATGACGTACCTACTAAAGATGCTATATGAAGGTATATATCCAAATACAGTGACATGGAACGTTTTGGTCCGTGGAGTTTTTAGGAACCTTGGCTGCATTGAACCAAGTGATTTCATACAACATATTACCATGAACTTATCAGAAGGGACCTGA
- the LOC100274417 gene encoding pentatricopeptide repeat-containing protein At3g48810 isoform X2, with protein MHSNALHLSAMCSIKCCFLLRRLRRPRIHCFSTAGASTTLPRKNYAGDPLCGAGPPPAPGTGDAARAHEAAVRRLAAAGDVDGVQLALQEMRLRGVPCTEGALVAAVGAFARAGAPDRALKTFYRAVHDLGCARPTEPRLYNHLIDALLRENMGAVPEQPGRGRAQNARRNGQEGVSPGRRDVCHHCLSAVQA; from the exons ATGCATTCGAACGCGCTTCACCTGAGCGCCATGTGTTCGATAAAATGCTGCTTCCTCCTCCGGCGCCTTCGCCGCCCCCGCATCCACTGTTTCTCCACGGCGGGGGCGAGCACTACACTCCCGCGGAAGAATTATGCGGGGGATCCTCTTTGCGGAGCGGGGCCGCCTCCCGCGCCGGGCACCGGGGACGCGGCGAGAGCCCACGAGGCGGCCGTCAGGCGGCTGGCGGCGGCGGGCGACGTGGATGGCGTGCAGCTGGCGCTGCAGGAGATGCGGCTGAGGGGAGTCCCGTGCACCGAGGGtgccctcgtcgccgccgtcggcGCCTTCGCTCGCGCGGGGGCGCCCGACCGCGCGCTCAAGACGTTCTACCGCGCCGTGCACGACCTTGGCTGCGCGCGCCCCACCGAGCCGCGGCTCTACAACCACCTCATCGACGCGCTGCTGCGGGAGAACATG GGCGCTGTGCCAGAACAACCGGGTCGGGGCCGCGCGCAAAATGCTCGACGAAATGGCCAGGAAGGGGTGTCCCCCGGACGACGTGACGTATGCCACCATTGTCTCAGTGCTGTGCAAGCTTGA
- the LOC100274417 gene encoding Pentatricopeptide repeat-containing protein At3g48810 isoform 1 (isoform 1 is encoded by transcript variant 1) — translation MCSIKCCFLLRRLRRPRIHCFSTAGASTTLPRKNYAGDPLCGAGPPPAPGTGDAARAHEAAVRRLAAAGDVDGVQLALQEMRLRGVPCTEGALVAAVGAFARAGAPDRALKTFYRAVHDLGCARPTEPRLYNHLIDALLRENMVGAVVLVYDNMRKDGVHPNVFTYNLLVRALCQNNRVGAARKMLDEMARKGCPPDDVTYATIVSVLCKLDRLDEATEVLAAMPPVAASYNAIVLALCREFRMQEVFSVVSDMVGRGLQPNVITYTTIVDAFCKAGELRMACAILARMVITGCTPNVVTFTALVRGLFDDGRVHDALDMWRWMVAEGWAPSTVSYNILIRGLCSVGDLKGASSILNSMEQHGCFPNVRTYSTLIDGFSKAGDLGGAISIWNDMSRSGCKPNVVVYTNMVDVFCKKLMFNQAKSLIDKMLLENCPPNTVTFNTLIRSLCDCRRVGRALGVFHEMRRHGCVPNGRTYNELIHGLFREGNCGDALHMVTEMQSHGIELSLVTYNTVVSGLCQTRMSREAMVFVGKMIVQGIQPNAFTFSAIIHAYCKEGEVRMAAWMLGAMNVVNCHRNILVYTILMAELCNQDKLVDAMTYLLKMLYEGIYPNTVTWNVLVRGVFRNLGCIEPSDFIQHITMNLSEGT, via the coding sequence ATGTGTTCGATAAAATGCTGCTTCCTCCTCCGGCGCCTTCGCCGCCCCCGCATCCACTGTTTCTCCACGGCGGGGGCGAGCACTACACTCCCGCGGAAGAATTATGCGGGGGATCCTCTTTGCGGAGCGGGGCCGCCTCCCGCGCCGGGCACCGGGGACGCGGCGAGAGCCCACGAGGCGGCCGTCAGGCGGCTGGCGGCGGCGGGCGACGTGGATGGCGTGCAGCTGGCGCTGCAGGAGATGCGGCTGAGGGGAGTCCCGTGCACCGAGGGtgccctcgtcgccgccgtcggcGCCTTCGCTCGCGCGGGGGCGCCCGACCGCGCGCTCAAGACGTTCTACCGCGCCGTGCACGACCTTGGCTGCGCGCGCCCCACCGAGCCGCGGCTCTACAACCACCTCATCGACGCGCTGCTGCGGGAGAACATGGTGGGTGCCGTCGTGCTGGTGTACGACAACATGAGGAAAGACGGTGTGCATCCTAACGTGTTCACCTACAACCTGCTTGTCAGGGCGCTGTGCCAGAACAACCGGGTCGGGGCCGCGCGCAAAATGCTCGACGAAATGGCCAGGAAGGGGTGTCCCCCGGACGACGTGACGTATGCCACCATTGTCTCAGTGCTGTGCAAGCTTGACAGGCTGGACGAGGCCACAGAGGTGTTGGCTGCCATGCCGCCTGTGGCTGCCTCCTACAATGCCATCGTTCTAGCTCTCTGCAGAGAGTTCAGGATGCAGGAGGTGTTCTCAGTTGTCAGCGACATGGTGGGGAGGGGATTGCAGCCTAATGTCATCACGTACACAACTATAGTCGATGCGTTCTGCAAGGCTGGGGAGCTGAGGATGGCGTGTGCCATTCTGGCAAGGATGGTGATCACCGGGTGCACTCCAAATGTTGTGACATTCACTGCATTAGTCAGAGGACTATTCGATGATGGAAGGGTGCATGACGCACTAGACATGTGGAGGTGGATGGTGGCTGAAGGATGGGCACCGTCGACGGTTTCGTACAACATTCTGATTCGTGGACTTTGCAGCGTTGGTGATCTCAAGGGAGCATCATCGATACTCAACAGCATGGAGCAACACGGCTGCTTTCCTAATGTGAGGACCTACTCCACTCTAATTGATGGTTTCTCCAAAGCCGGGGACCTAGGTGGTGCCATATCAATATGGAATGACATGTCAAGATCTGGTTGCAAGCCAAACGTTGTTGTTTACACAAACATGGtggatgtgttttgcaagaagctGATGTTTAATCAGGCAAAAAGTCTTATTGATAAGATGCTATTGGAAAACTGTCCTCCCAACACAGTGACATTCAACACGTTGATTAGAAGCCTATGCGACTGCAGAAGAGTTGGGAGGGCTCTTGGTGTGTTCCACGAGATGAGAAGGCATGGATGCGTGCCAAATGGTAGGACCTATAACGAGTTGATCCATGGTCTGTTTAGGGAGGGAAACTGTGGAGACGCTCTTCACATGGTGACCGAGATGCAAAGTCATGGTATTGAGTTGAGCTTAGTAACATACAACACTGTAGTAAGTGGTCTATGTCAAACGAGAATGAGCAGAGAAGCTATGGTTTTTGTTGGGAAGATGATAGTTCAAGGAATTCAACCAAATGCATTCACTTTCAGTGCAATAATTCATGCTTACTGCAAGGAAGGGGAAGTCAGGATGGCCGCTTGGATGTTAGGTGCGATGAATGTAGTGAACTGCCACCGTAACATACTAGTGTACACTATTCTAATGGCAGAGCTTTGCAATCAAGATAAGCTGGTAGATGCCATGACGTACCTACTAAAGATGCTATATGAAGGTATATATCCAAATACAGTGACATGGAACGTTTTGGTCCGTGGAGTTTTTAGGAACCTTGGCTGCATTGAACCAAGTGATTTCATACAACATATTACCATGAACTTATCAGAAGGGACCTGA
- the LOC100274417 gene encoding Pentatricopeptide repeat-containing protein At3g48810 isoform 2 (isoform 2 is encoded by transcript variant 2): protein MCSIKCCFLLRRLRRPRIHCFSTAGASTTLPRKNYAGDPLCGAGPPPAPGTGDAARAHEAAVRRLAAAGDVDGVQLALQEMRLRGVPCTEGALVAAVGAFARAGAPDRALKTFYRAVHDLGCARPTEPRLYNHLIDALLRENMGAVPEQPGRGRAQNARRNGQEGVSPGRRDVCHHCLSAVQA, encoded by the exons ATGTGTTCGATAAAATGCTGCTTCCTCCTCCGGCGCCTTCGCCGCCCCCGCATCCACTGTTTCTCCACGGCGGGGGCGAGCACTACACTCCCGCGGAAGAATTATGCGGGGGATCCTCTTTGCGGAGCGGGGCCGCCTCCCGCGCCGGGCACCGGGGACGCGGCGAGAGCCCACGAGGCGGCCGTCAGGCGGCTGGCGGCGGCGGGCGACGTGGATGGCGTGCAGCTGGCGCTGCAGGAGATGCGGCTGAGGGGAGTCCCGTGCACCGAGGGtgccctcgtcgccgccgtcggcGCCTTCGCTCGCGCGGGGGCGCCCGACCGCGCGCTCAAGACGTTCTACCGCGCCGTGCACGACCTTGGCTGCGCGCGCCCCACCGAGCCGCGGCTCTACAACCACCTCATCGACGCGCTGCTGCGGGAGAACATG GGCGCTGTGCCAGAACAACCGGGTCGGGGCCGCGCGCAAAATGCTCGACGAAATGGCCAGGAAGGGGTGTCCCCCGGACGACGTGACGTATGCCACCATTGTCTCAGTGCTGTGCAAGCTTGA